GGAACGACTACACCCAGGCCTACCAGGACGTCTTCGCGCGCACGTCGACGAAGCAGGCGCCGTGGATGCTCGTGCCCGCGGACTCCAAGTGGTACCGGAACCTCGTCGTGGCGCGCGCGGTGGCGGAGGCGCTGCGGCCCTACCGCCAACGCTGGCAACGCCGGTTGGACAAGGTGGGCGAGGAGAAGAAGGCCGAGCTCCAGGCGTGGCGCAAGAAGCACACGCGCTGAGTCCCCGGAGGGGAGGGGCGCGCGCCGGGCTCTGTCTGCCGGGGAACTCGTGGACGCGCTCCTCGTCGCGTACCTCGACGCGCCGATAGAGGCGGGCGTCGTCTCATGGCGCCGCGGAACCACCGCCCCCGAGGATGACCGGGAGCGGCGGGGCCGGGGATACGCGGCTCAGCCGTGCGGCACCTGGGGGCAGGTCGGGCAGGCGGGGGTGCAGTCCACCGTGCACCAACCCTCCTCGGAGGAGTCGCAGAGGTGGTCGCCGCACGTCGAGGAGTGGCAGTCCCAGGGGCAGCTCACGTCCGTCTCGCCGCCATTGCACACCCCGTCGCCGCACCAGGGCGAGGGGTTGTTGGGGCAGTCCCACGGACAGGTCGCGGACGACTCGCCACCGTTGCAGATGCCATCACCGCAGATCGCGACGGGCGTGCAGTCCTCCGCGCAGGTCGCGGCGCTCTCGCCGTTGGCGGCGTCGCAGAAGCCATCACCGCAGATGTACATGCAGGGCTCGCACCAGCTGCCGGTGCCGCCACAGGGGCAGTCGAGGCCCGACTCGGTCGTCGAGAGCGTCTCGGTGGCCGGGTCCGCGTTGCCACACGCGGCGACCAGGCCCAGCGACAGTCCAGCCAGCACAACCAGAAGACGTGTCTTCATGCGTGACTCCTTCAGAAGCGGGGGAAGCCCGGGGCTCTACCACATCGTGTCTATCCGGACAGAGCCATTCAGGCGGGTCACGAGATTATTGCACTTTGATGGCTGAAACACATGAATTGTTGATGACCTGTTGATTTCATGTGTCACGAGAGTGCATGCATTGGCGCGGCAAGGCCAGACGTCCTGGGTCGTGAGCCGGAATGCGACGAGGGGCGACAGGATGTGGTGCGTCAAACACCCAGTGTGGAGTCGCCGTACCGTGCTCGTGAAACAGGTGGAATCCAAACGGATTTCGCGTCGCGTCCATGACTCACCCTGTCTTCAATTGACTGGGCTTTGCCTGTGTTCACGGGATAGTCTGCCAGTCCCCCCAAACCGAGAGGTGGATGATGCGCCTGATGGTTCTTGCTGGAATCGTGGGTCTGCTGAGCGGCTGTGGTCCAGGGAGCGAGGCTGGCGACACGACGACGGAGCAGCCGGCGGCCGAGGTTCAGGCCCAGGACATCCGTGAGAAGTGGTGCAACAGCTACAAGTCCGAGCAGTACTGTCCGAAGAACGTGTGTGTCTGGTACAGCTCGGCCAACCCGCCCTACTGCGGGCTGCCCGCGACGGAGTAGGCGACCCCTACGTCGGCCGCCTGCCTCGGGGGTCCCGGGGCAGGCGGAGTCGTCCGCGAGGGGGGGCGTTCCTCTCCCTCACGGTCGGGTGAGGTCCGAGGGGAACCTGGGCGCCACCTCGTAGGTGGTCTCGTATTGGGCGGCAAGCCCCACCACGGTGATTCGTTCTCCGAGCGAGAGGGCCTCCAGTTGGCTCCGCTCGAAGCCGGCGGAGACATGGACGAACACCTGGACCTCCCCACCGCCATCGTCGACGTAGAGCTTGTAGCCGTAGGGTGAGTCATCCTGGAACGTTTGCGTCACGGCTCCGCTGACGCGAATCAACTGGCCCTCGACGTCCTCGTCGACGTCTCCCGTGCCCACGTCCTTGGGGGCGAGAATCCGTCGACCTCCGCCCGACTCCATGTCGGACGGGGCGGCCTTCAGGATGCGCAGCCGGTTCTGCTCGTCGAGGATGCCGGTGACGCGGACGCGGGTGCCCACGTCGTAGGGCTGTTTCGTGTCCACCTTGATGTAGATGCCGCCGGTGTCGTCCTGGAGGGCGAAGCCCGGGTCCCCGAGCGCGGAGGAGAAGGCGCCGGGCGGGACGGTGACGTACCCGCGGACGGTGACCTCCTCGCCCGTCTGCATGGCCCGGGCCTCGTCGATGGGCGTTGTCTCGGTGCAGCTGGCGCAGAGCGCGACGAGCAGCATGAGGCCGGGCGTCCGAAGGCGTGACGTCCGGAGGTCCTGCGAAGGGGGGACGGCACGTGCCGCGTGCCGGGGCATGCATGGTTCCATGGCGGGTCTCCTCGGGTGAGGCCCCGCTGGGCAGGTGTTTGCCGGCGGCGCGGTGGGGCCGGTGACGGAGGATAGGGTGGGCGCCCGCCGCCTCCACCGCCCCCACGGCGCATGGCGCACGGTGTCCGACACTCGCGCCGGGGCGCGGGGCCCGTGCCACCAAGGGGGGCCGCCGGGGCGTGGGCTATGTTCGGGGCACATGGTCCCCAGCCCTCCCGAGGATGTGGTCGGAGCACGGACGGACGCATCCCCACCGGGCTACGCGCGGCGGGTCGGTCTCTTCTCGGGCGTCATGCTCGTCATCGGCGGCATCATCGGTTCGGGCATCTTCCTCAACCCGGCCATCGTCGCGCAGCGCGTCCAGACGCCGGGCCTCACCCTGGGAGTCTGGGCGCTCGGGGGCGCCGTGGCGCTCATCGGCGCGTTCATCTACGGCGAGCTGGGGCAGCGCATCCCCAAGGCGGGGGGCAGCTACGTCTACCTGCGGGATGCCTTCGGTCCGCTGCCGGCCTTCCTCAATGCCTGGGGGCTGCTGCTGGTGATTGCCACCGGCGCCATCGCCGCGGTGGCGGTGACGTTCGCGCAGTACACGCTCGCGCTCACGGGGCTCGGGGCGGGCTATCGGCTCCCGCTCGCGGTGGGGGCCATCGTGCTGCTCACCGGGGTCAACTGCGTCGGCGTGCGGTCCGGGGCCCTCACCCAGAACGTCTTCACCGTGCTCAAGCTGCTGGCGCT
This sequence is a window from Myxococcus stipitatus. Protein-coding genes within it:
- a CDS encoding tenascin-X, whose protein sequence is MKTRLLVVLAGLSLGLVAACGNADPATETLSTTESGLDCPCGGTGSWCEPCMYICGDGFCDAANGESAATCAEDCTPVAICGDGICNGGESSATCPWDCPNNPSPWCGDGVCNGGETDVSCPWDCHSSTCGDHLCDSSEEGWCTVDCTPACPTCPQVPHG
- a CDS encoding DNA-binding protein — translated: MLLVALCASCTETTPIDEARAMQTGEEVTVRGYVTVPPGAFSSALGDPGFALQDDTGGIYIKVDTKQPYDVGTRVRVTGILDEQNRLRILKAAPSDMESGGGRRILAPKDVGTGDVDEDVEGQLIRVSGAVTQTFQDDSPYGYKLYVDDGGGEVQVFVHVSAGFERSQLEALSLGERITVVGLAAQYETTYEVAPRFPSDLTRP